A window of Desulfomonile tiedjei genomic DNA:
ATATCCACAGGCCCATTGGAGGCAACCAACAACAAAATCAAAACACTGCAAAGACAAGCTTATGGATTCCGTGACCGTGAATTCTTCGTCCTCAAAATCTATGCACTACATCTGACAAAGTACGCACTTGTCGGATGAGCCCAGACTCGTCACGTCGAAAGGTAGCTTGACATGGGACAAGAGTAGATTTGCCCACCTTTTTTCATGGCTTTTTTCTTTGGGAAGGTCCATCCCCGATGCGCGGTTCCATTCCGCCTTGATCAACGGATCATGAAAAGTAAGCAAGTGAAAAGCAGATGGACTCGAACCCCATTTTCTTGCTGGAATCCGGTTTTACTGTCGCATGAAGGCTGGTACGATTGAATCGTCCAGGGTGATGACATAGGTGAACATGGCAGCCAGCATCAAGCCCACGACCAGCCATAGCCGCCAGTCCTTGTGCAATTTCTTGGTGCCCGGCTCGATCGAGTGCCTTTGTGTGTGTCTGCGGGACTCTGAGTACTTACGATTGTTTCGTGCCATGCGGTTGTCCATCCTTACGATCCAAATGCATTCGCTGTGCGAGCAAAGCGGTCAAAAAGCGACCCTCAGCCTACATGCAAGATCTTGTTTTGTCAATTTGGGACTGCCGATCTTAGCCCCTTCCGCACCGAATTCCACGGCGAGAAGAGTTCGTTTAGGGGGGTCTATAGCAGTTCTCGAAGGTTTTCACGGATTGCCTCCCGGGTGCCACGGACCTGGGCTCCGGCAGGTCCGTGCCGCCTTTCTTGGAAAACAGCAAGGTTGCCCCATGCATTGAACACCACATTGAAAAGTGAGCCGATGGCACGGTAAAGCTAGGAATCTTCTGAGTTGTTGTGGCGATA
This region includes:
- a CDS encoding transposase — encoded protein: ISTGPLEATNNKIKTLQRQAYGFRDREFFVLKIYALHLTKYALVG